Proteins from one Candidatus Margulisiibacteriota bacterium genomic window:
- the lpxB gene encoding lipid-A-disaccharide synthase, producing MVSAGEVSGDVHGSYLVKELKKLRPDLAFFGLGSERLAEAGVDIRFDIIKRGSIGILEALPNVFPLFSIFRKVKKLVLAEKPDLVILIDSQGINLPLAKFCKAVGIKTVYYIAPQEWLWGTPRGVKHVAQIVDLIVAIFPREYEAYKAAGANVIYEGHPLIDIVQAPQPLSPRSPSPRISLCPGSRMQEIGGLLPILLKAGELIKKELPDAEFLIPVSSRNLFQEIFALVGDFRPMAVFGKTYETLASSNLAICTSGTINFEASLLGVPNIMTYKLSRLTYWAGKYILKIDRKIKYFCMPNILMDNLVIPELVMENATAEKIAQEALAILRDTQRQEKMKKEFVKLKGELGRPGMIGRIAKSILA from the coding sequence AGGAGCTGAAAAAGCTTCGCCCTGACCTGGCGTTTTTCGGTCTCGGCTCCGAACGGCTGGCCGAAGCCGGTGTTGATATTAGATTTGACATCATCAAGCGCGGTTCGATCGGGATCCTGGAAGCCCTGCCCAATGTTTTCCCGCTATTTTCTATTTTCCGCAAGGTCAAGAAGCTCGTTTTAGCGGAAAAGCCTGATCTTGTCATCCTGATCGACTCGCAGGGGATCAACCTGCCGCTCGCCAAGTTCTGCAAAGCGGTCGGCATCAAGACTGTTTACTACATCGCGCCGCAGGAGTGGCTCTGGGGAACGCCGCGCGGCGTTAAACATGTCGCGCAGATCGTCGACCTGATCGTCGCTATTTTTCCGCGCGAATACGAAGCATATAAGGCCGCCGGCGCCAATGTCATCTACGAGGGGCACCCTTTGATCGACATTGTCCAAGCCCCCCAGCCCCTTAGTCCCCGATCCCCTAGTCCCCGTATTTCCCTCTGTCCAGGAAGCCGGATGCAGGAGATCGGGGGGCTGTTGCCGATCCTGTTAAAAGCCGGTGAATTGATAAAAAAGGAGCTCCCTGACGCCGAGTTTCTCATCCCGGTCTCGTCGCGCAATCTCTTTCAGGAGATATTCGCCCTGGTCGGCGACTTCCGGCCGATGGCGGTCTTCGGCAAAACGTATGAGACCCTCGCTTCGTCCAATCTAGCGATCTGCACTTCCGGAACGATCAATTTCGAAGCCTCCCTGCTCGGTGTTCCCAACATTATGACCTATAAATTATCCCGGCTGACTTACTGGGCCGGCAAATATATCCTGAAGATCGACCGGAAGATCAAATATTTCTGCATGCCGAACATTCTGATGGATAATTTAGTCATCCCTGAATTGGTGATGGAAAACGCGACCGCGGAAAAGATCGCTCAAGAAGCTTTGGCTATTTTGCGCGACACTCAGCGGCAGGAGAAAATGAAAAAGGAGTTCGTTAAACTAAAAGGGGAACTCGGCCGGCCGGGAATGATCGGCCGGATCGCTAAGTCTATCCTCGCCTAA